From Arachis hypogaea cultivar Tifrunner chromosome 3, arahy.Tifrunner.gnm2.J5K5, whole genome shotgun sequence:
cttgtaacgtggggaccacttggcttcactggatccgcgcctaacttgggtgctaaaatggggcccagaaatcaccctcagcgttttctgcgtttctgcacgtggcacatgtcatgcgtacgcgtcgatagtcTCTtccgcaagtcacgcggacgcgtcggtcatgcggacGCATCACTGAGCAGATCTTcaattcatgcgtacgcgtcaatcacgcgtacgcatcgccatgGATATCTCCAgatcacgcacacgcgtcaggcacgcgtacgcgtcgcacctcgcagccatctcctttgattcttgtgctgtagaaactctgtcaaattccgccgaatgctacctaaaataaataaaattgcccaAAActtaaaatagcatccatagtggctaaaatataattaattcttaattaaactcaacaatttaagtgcaaattcactaggaaaagatagacaagatgctcacgcatcacctgTCATAACACTACTCATTACTCATTTCCTAATCATATTCTTACCCTTGCACAACATTATTCTTAGCTACTTCTGAATTACTATTTGTTAAAATGAATGTGTTACCTTACTCCTCAGCACATTTGTTTCAACAGGCGCCATTTCTTGCATCACAGTCGGTAAAATAATACCAAATTAAAGGTGATATTAATTAGGAATGGACCatacatattaattaaataagaACACTAAGATTTAGTGATGCCAAATCAGGTTCAGGGGCACCGCAATCAGCACATCTATCATTTCCACACACTTTTCGCAACACATCAATAGGCTTCTCATTCGCTGCAGCCGCAAACTTCTCGAGTTACAGTCCACATTTGCTGTAGGAGGATTTCTCTCTGCTACAAATTCTTCAATAGCTGTGTGATCAAAATCTGGACTTTCAAAAGAACTACTCTCACTGGTAGACCTGTTATGAGCACTTTCCATTGGACTTGCAGGTAATAACTGAAAAAATTGGGCACCATTAATCAAAGTTAACCGAAGTTCCACTGGAACATATCAAGCAAAAATTTTTGGCAGTTACCCTTTCAGGAATCTAAGAACTCAACAATGAGGCAATAACACCTGTGATCTTTTCAATCCAATCATTTAGGAGTTCGAAGAATGGGATATTCGAGTGTTGAGTGTGAACATAAGCTTTCCCAAACAAATAAGACATACAAAAGCTTACTTCTTCTAGGGCATTAGCTACTTCACTTTTTGTGCCTTTTTTCAATGACAGAAACCTTTCATGAGTCTGCAAAGATTATAGATTTAGCAATTAGGAAGCAACTTGATGTTGAAGCTTAACATTGTTGTCTCCAGTTTAGTACATGTACTTTTATATTTAAGAAGTAAAGCGGCTACATCAAACTAGACACTTAGAAAATTCTGAAAATTATGTTCTCAGGGACTTCTGTTTCAAGTCTAGGACCATTTTATAGTAGTGtatcaaaaattattaaaatctacCATATGTCCTTGTCCTTCTCCTTGTCTTTGCTTCGGTCTTTATCTTTGTGACGATGTTTGTGCTTCTTATGCTCTTTATCCTTGTTCTTATGCATATCCCTGTCTTTGTGttttttatgcttcttttcttTGCCTTAGCATCATAAATTCTGAAATAAGTAAATCATATTCCAGAGAAAAGGAAAATGTCACTAACCTGATATGTTTGATCCTCTTCCAAGAAGCAGGGTTAACAATGTTTGATCCTCTTCCAAGAAACATCAACTGCGATCAATAATCAAAACATAGAAAGAAAACAACACTCCCAATGGTGCTACTGTGTAATTCATGCAACCAATAACTTATCCAGTTTTAAACAAGCAGAATTCAAGTTAAATCATGAAATCCTTGAATCTCAGATGCAATAAAGAACAAACTCCAAGCCTTAAACCAGGAGCTACAACCAAATAAAGAACTAACAGAAGCAATTTCTAAGAAGTAAAATAACAAACACATCGAGTGCAATAAGTGCATTATTACCAAATGTTTGTAATAAGAAATTGTTCACCCTTCCAGTCCAGTCTCTTGAACGAAACAAGATTGAATACTCTGATTATTATTTGTCGTTTGTTTCGTTTTTCTTTCAATCAAAAGTATAGATAGAAGTACTTAATTTCTGTTAAGAAAAAGTTGTAAAGAACAATAATTCCATTAAAATATAAACCAGCATTATCAACATAAGTAAACCTTACTTAAACAGTTAAAAGTGGGGGTCGCATTAATTTCCTCAAAAGTTAGCATAACCTTTATATGATGCTTGCATAAACCAAGCAGAAGTTTCCACAATCTAAACGAGATGATGCTAAGATAAGGATTCTGATCATGGAAAATAACAAAATTCTAAAGTGCATGTTATAATTGATGCCCTTAATCATAGAAGAAAACATCAAGGAAAATCATATATATTGTAAAAACCAAAGGACACCAAAAGAATGGATACAAACTCTTATTTTCTTAATCAAGCAAATAAGACAATCCTGGATTGATAGTTAGAGCAAAATCCATATGTGAAAAGCTAATATGCTATTTTGCCAGTGCAAAATAAAACACATACCGTTGAAAGAATGCATATCAACGACTGCACATGATTGCGGGATATGGAATCGCCAATCAATGCCCACACTTTGCCATGCATCATGTTGAGAAATTTCCGTGCATCAAACAGGGGTAACTCATAGCCTCTTGGAGCCCATCTCCAATACAGAAATTTTCTATCAGGCCTTCCATTCTTCAAACAATTCTGATGAGATTCAATATGGCTGCAGGTTTCATTTGTATAAAATGGTCCAAAAGGATTGGGGACCCAGTCCCCACTAAAATAATCACATTCCTCTGCACACAAAAATTTAACTTTCAGCATCCATTCACATTCCTAGCTAGTAGTCACTTACTCTAGAACTCAATTTTGGGTTTAGCTAACAAGTTAAAGGTTGCTAGCAATTgaacattttaaataatttacttCAATAAATGTAGGACAAATGcattaagaatttaaattttgcaTCTTTTTCTAGGAAGACTTGGATAACTTTATCATGTGTCAGGGCACATTAAGAAAACAAGCAGTAACAGCAGCAAACCAATGAAAAGCAAATAATAGGTTTGGTGTCTTCACATTCCTTAGCCTAAAAGTACAAACATGTCAAAAGCATGGTCAGAAAATTcaaattttggattttgcttTATATAATAAACATGTTCTAATGGTAAAAGTTACAACTAATCTCTCCATGTTTCTTCAACCATCCTTCTCTGTCAAATTGAGGATCATAACTTAAGTAGTCACCATACAGGAGATCAGGAACTACAACCAAGAATCCAGCTACTGCTACCTTGTCTGCTACTTCCCTTTGCAATGAGAAAATGTTAAATCTAAATCAGTATATAGAATTATAAAACCAAGAATCAAAGCATACTTGACTAATAAGATTATCGCTTGCCGCTAAGACTCAAGCtaaaaattaaaggagaatactACTAACTAGGTTATTTAGTTGAATAAGTTCAGCAAGGAGATACATTTCTAAATTCATAGACTCAAAAATATATGTACATTTTGCTAActgatattattatattaatcatTCCCCTACTAGATGCCTTTGAGTTATCTTCTGTTCtatgatattattatattaatcatTCCCCTGGTACCAAGCTATTTCTTCAAGTGCTCAAAAAGCTGTCAAAgcattaaaaatatatttcagaATCAAGCCATAGTGCTACCTGAGTTATTTCTGTCAGTTTCACAAACTTAAACTTATTGTATCATATGAGACTATTATCAttaattatgttgtaaaataactaaataaataaataataaagaggtaacaaatataaGG
This genomic window contains:
- the LOC112790643 gene encoding protein trichome birefringence-like 26; this translates as MLKVKFLCAEECDYFSGDWVPNPFGPFYTNETCSHIESHQNCLKNGRPDRKFLYWRWAPRGYELPLFDARKFLNMMHGKVWALIGDSISRNHVQSLICILSTLMFLGRGSNIVNPASWKRIKHIRLMKGFCH